CGCTTCTCTCGGACGTCGTCCACGCGCCCTATCCGCACCCGTTCCGGCAGGACAAGACGCCGGAGGAAGCGGTCGATCACGCGCTCGAGGAGGTCCAGGCCATGGTCGAGGATCCCTACGGCGGGCTGGCGAACCCGGCCGGGATCATCGTCGAACCGATTCAGGGCGAGGGCGGCATCGTCACGCCCCCGGAGGGCTTCCTGCAGGGGCTTCGCGACATCGCGGACGACAACGACGTCACGCTGGTCTTCGACGAGATTCAGAGCGGTCTCGGCCGCACCGGTCAGTGGTGGGCCAGCGACTGGGAGGGCGTCACCCCCGACGCGATGACGAGCGCGAAGGCGCTGGGCGGCGTCGGATTCCCGCTCTCGGCGACGATGTACCACGAGGATCTCGACACGTGGGGCTCGGGCGACCACGCCGGCACCTACCGCGGCCACGTCGTCGGCATGCGAGCCGGGACTCGCGCCATCGAGTACATGCAGGACCACGACCTGCTCGCGCACGCTCGCGACCTGGGCGAGTACATCCAGGGTCGCCTCCGCGAGGCCGGCGACGGGAACGAGCACCTCGCCGACATCCGCGGCAAGGGCCTGTTCATCGGCGCGGAATTCGTCGACGCCGACGGGAACCCGGACGGCGATATCGTCGACGCGATCCAGCAGTACTGCTTCGAGCGTGGGGTCCTGATCTGGACCGCCGGTCGTCACGGCAACGTGCTCCGGTTCCTGCCGCCGCTCGTGCTCACCCACGAGCTGGCCGAGACGGCGCTCGACGTCGTCGTCGAAGCGATCGAGGACGTGACCGCCGAAGCGAAACGAACCGCCTGAGACTGCGGCGATACGAGGCCCATGTCCGACACCGATCCCATCGAGACCGACGACGCACCGAACACCGACAACCCCTACTCGCAGGGCGTTCGCGCCGGCGATACGCTCTACGTCTCCGGGTACGGCCCCGTCGATCCCGAGACGGGTGCGCCAGTCGACGGCGATATCGAAGCACAGACCGACCAGGTGCTCGACAACATCGCCGCCGTCGTCGACGAAGCCGGCGGGGACGGCCTCGCGGACGTCGTCAAAGTGACCGTCTACCTGACGGACCTCGAGGACTACGAGCGCGTCAACGAGGCCTACGGCGCGCGATTCGGCGCGGACCCGCCGGCTCGAGTCTGCGTCGAGGTCTCGCGGCTCCCCGAGGACGTCCGGGTGGAACTGGACGCGACCGCGTACCTCGGGTAGCCGTCCTCGAGCGGTTCGAAGCCACTTATCGTGCTGTGTACTGGCTCTCCAGTCTCGGCCGTCCGTCTCGCATCGAGTCGGACGGATTGCACGCGGTGGTGGTCAGCGCCGTCCCGGTCTGCGGCGGGACGACGGTCGTCCGTCCGAAGCGTCCCCGGCAGCGTTCCGAGACATCGGGACCCGTCCGGTAGCGCGGAATTACATCGATCGCGACTAACCAGTATACGAATATTGACTACGGTTAAGTATCTCGCAGGCGTAGAGCCGGCAAGAATGTCCTACGACGTGGGGTCCCGACTGAGCGATCTCCGGCGGGCGTTTCACCGCCATCCGGAACCAGGGTGGCGAGAGTTCCGGACGACCGCGCGCGTCGTCGAGGAGCTCGAACGGATCGGCGTCGACGAGATCGCCGTCGGTCGCGACGCGTTAGCGACCGACGAGCGCATGGCCGTCCCCCCCGAGTCGGAACTCGAGCCGTGGCTCGAGCGAGCGCGGGAGGCGGGGGTGCGCTCGGACATCCTCGAGCGCACGGCCGGCGGCCACACGGGCGTCATCGCGGTCCTCGAACGGGGACCCGGTCCCTGTATCGGGATCCGCGTCGATCTCGACGCGATCTCGATGCGGGAGTCGTCGGAGAGCGACCACCGGCCGGCGGCGGACGGGTTTCGATCCGAGCACGACGGCTACATGCACGCCTGCGGCCACGACGCCCACGTTGCGATGGCGCTGGGCACGCTCGAGACGGTCGCGGACAGCGAGTTCCAGGGGACGCTGAAGGTGTTCTTCCAGCCCGCCGAGGAGATCTCCGGCGGCGGAAAGGCGATGGCCGAGAGCGGGTACCTCGACGACGTCGACCACCTCCTCGCGTTGCACATCGGGCTCGATCACCCGACGGGTGAGATCGTCGCGGGGATCGAGAAGCCCCTGGCGATGGCCCACCTCACCGCGACGTTCGAAGGCGCGAGCGCCCACGCGGGCAAGGCACCCAACGAGGGGGCCAACGCCATGCAGGCGGCGGCGACCGCGATCCAGAACGCCTACGGCATCCCCCGGCACAGCGACGGATTGACGCGGGTGAACGTCGGGCAGATCGAGGGCGGAACCGCGAGCAACGTCATCGCCGAGGAGGTCACGATCGAGGCCGAAGTACGCGGCGAGACGACCGCGCTGATGGAGTACACGCGAACGGAACTCGAGCGGGTCTGCTACGCCGCTGCCGAGATGCACGACTGCGACGTGACGCCGCGAGTGATCAGCGAGTCACCGAGCGTCGACAGCCACCCCGCACTCCGCGATCTCGTCGGGAACGTCGCGTGGGACGTCGACGGCGTCGAACGAGTAATTTCCAGCGAGGAGTTCGGCGTGAGCGAGGACGTGACGTACCTGATGGAGCGCGTCCAGGACGACGGCGGCTTCGCCTCGTACGTCCTCGTCGGCACCGACCACCCGACGAGTCACCACACGCCGACGTTCGATATCGACGAATCGAGCCTCGAGATCGGGACGTCCCTGCTCTCCGAGACGGCAATCGAACTCTCTCAGCGGCCGGTCTGAGAGGGGGCGATGTGGGTGACTATACCCCGCCGAACGCGTTCCGTTTCGGCGTAAACTCGATGCCTGAGGACCGAAGGTATTCGACAACGATCACGTTCGGGAGAACGGAAACGTTAATTCGCGCTCGCCGTATGTGTGACGTATGAGCCAGGACGACGTGCCGGAGTCGCTACGGGCGGCGGCGGACTCGGACCGGCCGCGCGGGATTCTCACGCCCTCCGACCGCGACTTTCTGCTCGGTCGGAAGACCGACTACACGGACCACTCGAAGAAACAGAAGCGAAACCGGATTCGACGACGGGTTCGCAACGCGATCCTCGATTTCAGCATTCTCTTCGAGTACATGGAACAACGCGATCGGGAAACGGTCTTCGACCCCGACGACGAGGACCGCGACGCCTACACGCAGGGAATCACCGACATGCTCGCGTTCCTCCACCTCGGAACGATGGGGTATCACACGCCGTTCAAGGACATGCTCTCCGAGGGCGTCGGCAAGGCCGAGCAACGACTCGCCGGCTCGAACTACCGGATGGTCAACGTCGAGTTCAACGTCGAACCGGTCGGACAGATCGACGTCGACGAGGTCGTCGCGAAGCTCGAGAACGAGGAGTTCGCCCAGCTCACGGACGAAGAACTCCGCGCGTTCGTCCGACTCCTGACGATGTCCGAGGGCTTCTCGCCGGAAGCGGCCCGCGAGGAAATCAAAGACCGCGTCGACGAGTTCTCCGAGCAGGTAGCCGAGAGCGCCGATTCCCGGGAGCAGACGCTCGAGGAACTGACGAACTGACCCGCCCTATCGATTTTCGATTACGACTCGCGCCCGTCCGGAGCCGGCACGCCACCGGACCGATCGATGAGCCGCCTCGTTTCGGCCCGCTGTAAGCGGATATCGAATGATCACGGATGTTGTTAGTTACTACGAGTTGTGGTAGATTGTTGTCTTTTGTTCGATTATATGGGTTATTGTGGACAGATAGCGCTCATATTAGCGATAGCTGCGTTATACTCGACCGAACATCAAATAAACGCAATCCGTGGATAGTCTCGCAGAGTGAGAAACACTTATTGTATACGCTGTCAATGATGGCGGTATGCCATCACGCAGCATGGCGAACGGTAGGTGGAGAGGCGGTCAATCAGTGCGCCGTCACCCGGTTTCGGGGGTGAGGCCGAATGAGTGACGCGGAGCAGGGGATGGTCGAGGAGTTCCTCGAGGAGATCGATCCGATCGTCTTCGCGTTCGGCGCGTTGCTGACCGCCGGCGTGATCGTGGGCTTCTTCGTCAATCAGGCGCTCGTCACGGAGACGATCGGGACCCTCTACGAATGGGTGGTCACGTACCTGAACTGGGCGCTGTTGGTGATCGTGTTCCTGATCGTCCTCTTCCTGTTGTTCCTGATCGTCGGTCCGTGGGGGAAGATCAAGATGGGCGACTCGGACCCGGAGTACAGCTTCCTGTCGTACTTCGCGATGTTGTACTCCGCCGGATTCGCGGCGGGCGTCGTGTTCTGGGGGCCGACGGAGGCGCTGTTCTACTACGATAACCCCTCGCCGCTGTTCGGGATCGAAGGCGGGACGAGCGAGGCGGTTCCGTACGCGATCCAGCAGACGCTGTTCCACTGGGCGCTTCCCCAGTTGGCGGTGTTCACGATTATGGGGCTCGCGATCTCCTACTTCGCGTACAACTACGAGGGCGTCCCGCTCCGGGTCTCGTCGGCGCTGACGCCGATCCTCGGGAAGGAGAACCTCGACGGTCCAGCCGCGAAAGTCGTCGACATCCTCGCCGTCTTCGCGACGATCGGCGGCGTGGCGACGTCGCTTGGCTTCATCGGCAGTCAGTTCATCGCCGGTCTCAATTACCAGTGGGGGATCGACCTCGGGAACGTCGGGATCCTCCTCGTGGTGACCACGATGACGCTTCTGTTTACCATCTCGATGGTGCTCGGCGTCGACAGGGGAATTCGCCGACTGTCGAACTTCAACATGATCCTGTTCGTCATCCTCATGGTGGCGACGTTCATCCTGGGTCCGACCCTGTTCTTGCTCTTGCTGGGTTCGCAGGCGATGGGCGGCATGATCGCCGACTTCACGTCCATGAGCCTCTACACCGGCACCGGTTCCGACGGCGGGACGGGGTGGATGAACTCGTGGACGGTCTTCTACTGGGCGTGGGCGCTCTCGTGGTCCCCGTTCGCCGGACTGTTCATCGCCCGCATTTCCAAGGGCCGAACCGTCCGCGAAGTCGCGTTCACGGGTATCGGCGCGACCTCGGCGGCGACCATTCCGTGGTTCACCGTCGTCGGCGGAACCGCGCTGCAGTACCACCACACCGGCGTTGCGGACTTCAGTCCCGTTATCAACAACTTCACGCCGGAGATATCGGGCTTCATCCTCTTCGACGCCTTCCCGCTCGGGACGGTGTTCATGATCGCGTTCATGATCCTCGTCACGACGTTCTTCATCACGTCGGCGGACTCGTCGACGCTCGCCGTCTCCATGATGACGACCGGTGGGAAGGCGAGGCCCTCGACTATTAACCGAGTCTTCTGGGGGGTCGTCCTCGGTTTGACCGCCGCGATCCTCATGATCCTCGGCGGCGAGGGCGGGACGAGCGCGCTTCAGGACGCGGTCATCATCACCGGTGCGCCGTTCGCCTTCGTCTGCTTCGCCGCGATGCTCTCGCTGATCAAGGACTTCGGTTCGAGCTACGGCCGGGTGTTACTCCAGGACGAAACCGTCCTCGTCGGCTCGAGTCGGAAAGCCGAAACCGAGTCGCCGCCCGGTTCCGGCGGCCCGGTCGAATCGGACGACGACTGATCGCGTCGACGCCCTCCACCTCGTGGCCGACGAACCGCGTCGGCCGTCATGCTGTCCGTTTTCTCGCGCGGAGAGCGACTCTCCGCAGCCGTTCGTCGCTAACATCCTCGCCAATCTATAACAAGTTTTAATGTACGAGATACACATAAACTGTGTATGGATAGGGACACGGCGGAACCCGACGCGGCCGCGCTTCCGGGTCCGAACGCGCAGCAATGGGTCGACTTCCACCAGGAGTACTCCGCCCCGAGCGAGTACTCCCACGAATTCGTCTGGGACGTGACGCGGGACGCCGACGGCCCCTTCGTCACGGACGTCGACGGGAACGTTCTCCTCGATTTCACCTGTCACATCGGCGCTGCTCCGCTGGGGTACAACAACGAGAAGGTGCTCGGGAAGCTCCGCGAGTTCGATCTCGTCGAGCCGATGAAGATCGCGGGCCAGGACATGTACTTCGGTTCCGGTCCGAGCCCCGATGAGGCCGACTTCCCCGGTTCGAGTCATCTCATGCAGAAACTGACCGATGTCTCGAGTCAGTACGGCATGGACACGGTCTTCCTCTCGAATTCCGGGGCCGAGGCGATGGAGAACGCGATGAAGATCACCCACGACTATCGAGCGCCCGCGAAGTACGGCGTGGCCTTCGGCGGCAGCTTCCACGGGCGCACGCTCGGGACCCTGTCGCTGACGAAGTCCAAGGAGGTCTACACGCGTCACTACCCCGAGATCAGCGGGATCGAGACCGTCCCCTTCTGCGCCGACCGCGGTTGCGACGCCGACAGTTGCGACTGCGGCTTCTTCGCGGGCGGCTCGCAGCTCCGAAACATGCTCGCGCCCGAAGGCGGCCACGTCAACCCCGACGAGATAGCCTTCCTCACCCTCGAACCGATCCAGGGGGTCGGCGGCTACCGCTTCCCCAGCGAGGCGTTCATGGAGGAGGTCGCGGCCGTCACGGACGAGTACGACATCCCGTTGGTCGTCGACGAGATCCAGTCCGGCGTCGGCCGCACCGGCGAGATCTGGGCGTCCGATCACTACCCCATCGAACCCGACGTCATCGCCAGCGCGAAAGCGCTGCGCGTCGGCGCGACGATCTCCCGCTCTGAGGTCTTCCCCAGCGAGAAGAATCGCTTAGGCTCCACCTTCGGCGGCGGCGACATCCTGGGCTCGATGATGGGCGCGTTCACCCTCGAGGCCATCCGGGAACACGACCTGTTGGACAACGCGACCCGCCGGGGCGAGCAGGCGAAAGAACTCCTCCGCGACGACGCACCCGACCACGTCGAGGACGTCCGCGGCAAGGGCCTGATGCTCGCCGTCGAGTTCGATACGGCCGAGCGCCGGTCGGCGGTGGTCCAGGCCGCCCTCGAGCGCGGCCTGCTGACCCTCGGTTGCGGGAAGAAGACCATCCGACTGCTCCCGCCGCTGGACTCGACCGAACGCGAGATCGAACTGGGGATCGGCATCTTCCTCGAGGCGATCGAGGCGGTCGGCCCGAGCGCGAAAGTGGCCTGATCCGGTCCCGAGTTTTCGGGCATCGATTTTTCGTTTCTGTACTCGAGCCGGCGGCGTTTCTCGATCGCCGGTCGACGGTTCGATAAACGAATCGTGATCGGACCGTGTTGACGGCCGAGACGCCGTCGACTGGCTCCCGTCTCACACCCACGGATCGAGTTCTTCGCGCTCGGGTAAGACGTCCCGGCTGGGGTAGGCGTCGATCATTTCCAAGAGACCGGATGCAACGCGATACGCGGGCATCGTATCGTCATAGAGTATCACGATACCCTCGTGGGCGTCCGGAGGGAGATCACCGAAGTCCGTTACGTCGCTCGTGACGACGACGAGGTCGTACTCTCGAGCGTACGGCAATACGTCGTCTTCGTCGTCTGCTCCTTGCCAGAGTGCATCACGGACGTGTTCGACGTGAACGCCCTCTTTTCGGAGATACGTCGCCGTCTTCGGGTCGATATTCTCGTCGAGGAGAAATCGCCAGCCGCTCATCGGTCGTCAGTATCCGGATGTATTCCCTCGGGCCGATCGATCGCTTCGCGAATGTCCGTCATGGCGTCCGCTCGCTCACGCTCTACATCACGCATTTCTCGCGGATGGTCGTGATAGTACGCCAGTGCGTGATAGACGTCGGCCACGTCGAGATCGTAGCGGTCGGCGACTGCTTCGGGGTCTTCCCCTCGTTCTTCGACGAGGGAATATACCTGCCGAACGCTGATACGCCGGCCGCGGATATGCGGTTCACTCAAACGTTCGTGAGTGATCCGTCGAGTGTCGTGCTCGGCCATCGTTCGTCGTCCAATACGGCTCGATCACGCAAAAATATACTGTCGATACGCTCGAACGACGGTCAGCCCCGATCGACGTTCGGTGCTGTCCGTTCGACGACCGAAACCCCCTCGAGTTCCGACAGCGACTCGAGCACCCCCTCGAGATGCTCGGGGCCACTCCCCTCGAGGCCGATCGTCACTGGCGTCCGGTTCGGGTGATCCACCGACGTCCGACGGGCGCGCTCGAGGACGTCCAGTTCGGCACCCTCGGCCGCGACGGTCTCGACCACGTCGCTCACTGCGGTCGGCCACCCCTCGAGCGCGAGCCTCGCGTCCGCGTAGCGCTCGAGTTCGTGCAGGCCGGTTCGGGTCAGTTCGGCGTGGTCGGTGAGGTTCACGTTTCCGCCGGAGATCACGATCCCGACGTGTTCGCCCTCGAGATCTACCTCGTCCGAGAGGGCCGCAGCGAGCGGCGCGGCACCGGCGCTCTCGGCCACGGTTTTCGCGCGCTCAGCGAGCAGGGTGACCGCAGCCGCGATCTCCCGGTCGCTCACGCTCACCACGTCGTCGACGACCTCGCGAGCGATCTCGAACGTCGTCTCGAGCA
This portion of the Natrinema salinisoli genome encodes:
- a CDS encoding aspartate aminotransferase family protein: MTAGPPIDELHFEDAPTVDSVPGPNTRALLEKQREIDSSAVAYPDDIPIAFEEGKGATVRDADGNTYIDLFAGIGVLNVGHSNPYVLEAVHEQADKFVHTVDFPTEARLELIEKLDEIAPDGLQGQNKVVFGGPTGSDAIEASIKLSKYNTGGDGLIAFRGGYHGATTGAMSVTSNKKFKEHYTPLLSDVVHAPYPHPFRQDKTPEEAVDHALEEVQAMVEDPYGGLANPAGIIVEPIQGEGGIVTPPEGFLQGLRDIADDNDVTLVFDEIQSGLGRTGQWWASDWEGVTPDAMTSAKALGGVGFPLSATMYHEDLDTWGSGDHAGTYRGHVVGMRAGTRAIEYMQDHDLLAHARDLGEYIQGRLREAGDGNEHLADIRGKGLFIGAEFVDADGNPDGDIVDAIQQYCFERGVLIWTAGRHGNVLRFLPPLVLTHELAETALDVVVEAIEDVTAEAKRTA
- a CDS encoding Rid family detoxifying hydrolase, translated to MSDTDPIETDDAPNTDNPYSQGVRAGDTLYVSGYGPVDPETGAPVDGDIEAQTDQVLDNIAAVVDEAGGDGLADVVKVTVYLTDLEDYERVNEAYGARFGADPPARVCVEVSRLPEDVRVELDATAYLG
- a CDS encoding amidohydrolase; amino-acid sequence: MSYDVGSRLSDLRRAFHRHPEPGWREFRTTARVVEELERIGVDEIAVGRDALATDERMAVPPESELEPWLERAREAGVRSDILERTAGGHTGVIAVLERGPGPCIGIRVDLDAISMRESSESDHRPAADGFRSEHDGYMHACGHDAHVAMALGTLETVADSEFQGTLKVFFQPAEEISGGGKAMAESGYLDDVDHLLALHIGLDHPTGEIVAGIEKPLAMAHLTATFEGASAHAGKAPNEGANAMQAAATAIQNAYGIPRHSDGLTRVNVGQIEGGTASNVIAEEVTIEAEVRGETTALMEYTRTELERVCYAAAEMHDCDVTPRVISESPSVDSHPALRDLVGNVAWDVDGVERVISSEEFGVSEDVTYLMERVQDDGGFASYVLVGTDHPTSHHTPTFDIDESSLEIGTSLLSETAIELSQRPV
- a CDS encoding BCCT family transporter, whose protein sequence is MSDAEQGMVEEFLEEIDPIVFAFGALLTAGVIVGFFVNQALVTETIGTLYEWVVTYLNWALLVIVFLIVLFLLFLIVGPWGKIKMGDSDPEYSFLSYFAMLYSAGFAAGVVFWGPTEALFYYDNPSPLFGIEGGTSEAVPYAIQQTLFHWALPQLAVFTIMGLAISYFAYNYEGVPLRVSSALTPILGKENLDGPAAKVVDILAVFATIGGVATSLGFIGSQFIAGLNYQWGIDLGNVGILLVVTTMTLLFTISMVLGVDRGIRRLSNFNMILFVILMVATFILGPTLFLLLLGSQAMGGMIADFTSMSLYTGTGSDGGTGWMNSWTVFYWAWALSWSPFAGLFIARISKGRTVREVAFTGIGATSAATIPWFTVVGGTALQYHHTGVADFSPVINNFTPEISGFILFDAFPLGTVFMIAFMILVTTFFITSADSSTLAVSMMTTGGKARPSTINRVFWGVVLGLTAAILMILGGEGGTSALQDAVIITGAPFAFVCFAAMLSLIKDFGSSYGRVLLQDETVLVGSSRKAETESPPGSGGPVESDDD
- a CDS encoding aminotransferase class III-fold pyridoxal phosphate-dependent enzyme — protein: MDRDTAEPDAAALPGPNAQQWVDFHQEYSAPSEYSHEFVWDVTRDADGPFVTDVDGNVLLDFTCHIGAAPLGYNNEKVLGKLREFDLVEPMKIAGQDMYFGSGPSPDEADFPGSSHLMQKLTDVSSQYGMDTVFLSNSGAEAMENAMKITHDYRAPAKYGVAFGGSFHGRTLGTLSLTKSKEVYTRHYPEISGIETVPFCADRGCDADSCDCGFFAGGSQLRNMLAPEGGHVNPDEIAFLTLEPIQGVGGYRFPSEAFMEEVAAVTDEYDIPLVVDEIQSGVGRTGEIWASDHYPIEPDVIASAKALRVGATISRSEVFPSEKNRLGSTFGGGDILGSMMGAFTLEAIREHDLLDNATRRGEQAKELLRDDAPDHVEDVRGKGLMLAVEFDTAERRSAVVQAALERGLLTLGCGKKTIRLLPPLDSTEREIELGIGIFLEAIEAVGPSAKVA
- a CDS encoding DUF5615 family PIN-like protein gives rise to the protein MSGWRFLLDENIDPKTATYLRKEGVHVEHVRDALWQGADDEDDVLPYAREYDLVVVTSDVTDFGDLPPDAHEGIVILYDDTMPAYRVASGLLEMIDAYPSRDVLPEREELDPWV
- a CDS encoding DUF433 domain-containing protein is translated as MAEHDTRRITHERLSEPHIRGRRISVRQVYSLVEERGEDPEAVADRYDLDVADVYHALAYYHDHPREMRDVERERADAMTDIREAIDRPEGIHPDTDDR